The window GTAATCTGCTATCCCCCATGTTAATGATTTGAGTGAGTGATGACAGATCATACAGGTTTAAAACAAGCATTGAGGTGTAGTTAAAGTCACAGCAGCTGTATCTCAAGCAGTGCTATCATAAGTGTTTATACCTCACTACAGTACATCTTCTGTTGACTTTCCTGTTTGCTTTATTTGGCTACCTCACTCATCTCTGATGTATGAAGgtgactttttgtttgtatcAGTTACAAGCTACTGTGCATGCAGGGCTGCTCGGTATCAGCTCTGCCAGAGATCtgttggtgatgatgatgatgcaggtACTACTTCCTGTTGATAGAATACATTATCATTGCACTTAAAAGTGGCAGTGGCATTCACACAATGAGATGTTTAGAGAAGACAGAAGATGGAAGTAAAAAGGCCCACATCACGCTGGGCCTGTTTCAGAGAGCAGGTTTAACAAAGTCTGAGTTTaaacctgaactctgagttgactgAGATGGGAATCTGAGAGTTCTCAGTTCCAGAATAGCTGAACAGAATTATTTCAGTCAAGTCTGAGCGTTTTCTGAGCTGAGCTCATGTGTCGGGAATGAAAAATAGCCATCATCATTGGAGCACCGATGCTGTGATTCACCATGACGACGGGCAAAAAAAGAGCAGGGACTCTGACAGTGTAGTGGAGATATGAATGTAAGCCATTGCAGACAATGACattcatttctaaaaaaaaattagtgGAGAAAGGTTAGCACGGATACATTTTAGCTGAGTCCTCACAAAAAATCTTTATATTTGAGTAACTGTATAACATGTAAACTTCAGTATCTTATATACTGCACAGCCTCTAATTATTGCCTTATTCTGTCACTCACATAAAAGATTCAGTGTGATATTTTAGTACTAAAAGCAGCACTTGTGCAAGTGTCAAAGTGTGAATTAGTGTACAGCTCATTGGTGGGACAAAGTGACATGGGAGCCAGGTGTTCTGCACACGGTCTCCTAAACCATGTGTCCGTAGTGATGAGTGTGTGAGTAATATTGTAGCAGAGCAGCAGTTCTCCgtacagtgttgtgttttgggTCGTGTTCCTCAGTGTTTCAGTATCTCCCTCAGCTAAAGAGTGAAGCTGTTTTCTGGTCATTTTGGGCACCTTATGCTGGTTGTAACAGTCGAAAGACATGCATGCTGCTAATTGGGAGTCTCTTGGTGCATATATGATAAGCAGCTGTATGTGTTGGCAGAGGCAGGCACAGCTCCACGTTAGTCGTGCTCCTGCTGGGACTGCATCATGCatacattacacacacagacacatttacacatacaCCTTGTACACGTGTCCATCCTCATTTGTGATGCCAGCACTATGTTGTACACATTGATCTATAATTTGGTCCTTCAACTTCATCAGAAGGACAGAATAATTACAAGCGGTGTCTTTGTGATTGAcagtgtattttcttcctctccgtGTAGCTTAATGAAGCAAATGAAATTCCATTTTGTTTGAGTGAAATTGTGTTTATGTCACCTGATTTGCTGTTGATTGGCTAgggcaaaacaaaataaacccaaATCAGTTGCAAGGGAGATATTTTGCCAATGTGTGCACGGATAGCAGCTTGTAAAATCCAGATGGTTACTGGATTTTTAAGTCTGCCTACTGACATTTACAttgtcatatttaaaaaaaaatcgcaGGATTTCGGCCGATCACAATTGtttttcacataaaaacataacataaagAAGTGATGATGATATATTTTCCTCAGGTTTGTGTGTGCAAagtatttgtttaaaaacattcaaGACTTAACTGatgttatcaacagaatgtggagGAGTACCAGTTTCGATGTTATGACCAATATGCATTGACTTGCGAGGTTTAGGATGCTAATCAGCCAGCCCCGGCCCGTTCAGGTTCAAAGCTTCTTTGCTGGCGGTGGAAACACCAACTCGCCTTGCCTTGCCATGACTGTACCGCTAGCTgcagggctaactgagctaactagctaacgtcggccacagttggcagcagtaagtggttgctctggtgatatgctgcctcctATCTGCTGTGAGTATGACTTCAACAATTGGTCAGTTTTTACATAGTACACCTTTTAATTTGTGACCAAGATGCACACTCAGAATTTCATATTTGCAAAGTCAACTTGTCTGCGTTCTCTAGTGGACAAATTCCATAACTGTGACACTGTTTCTGAATGATCTCTAATCTAGTTTGACTGGGCTGAAATTTCTGACACATACACTGATAGGATATGTCTGTGACAGGTAATGTTGACCAGTACATGAGGCTGGTCAGTTTATCAGTCTAGCTTGCTGTGAGGGAAGATGGCGTTCCCCTATTCCTAATCCCGCCCACTAAACTCTGACTGGCCAAGTGTGTCTCCAACTGGATAAAACAGCTTTGAGTGGGCGCAATCGCTGAACAAATCTTAGTTGTGGGCAGTGTGGCAGAGGTCTGGAACCAGCCTCTCCTGTTTGCCAGCTCCCAAATTTATTATATAGCTGCATTACACAACCTCAAATTTTAGCTCACGGAAAGAGCACAGGATTATTTCGTGTAGGCTCAGTAAACTTTTTCATCAGGGTCATTCAGGCtgtgctctttgttttgttcacatTAGAGGATATGCCGCATGTCTGTATAGTTACAACTTATAAAAGTGCATTGTGTGTTGGTGGTTGGTCAGTCCGCTCTCCAGTTGGGTGAGGGTTCTATTTCTTATATTTAGAATCGTCCTCTAATAAATTATAAATGTTACATCTGATTAATATTAATATGATGATCAACTGCTAAGAATAATGTATCTAGGACAGACCATctcatttgtaaacaaaacTCCTATAATCAAGATATTGTGTGTTCAGTCAACATCTAAATACTACACTACAGCACGTCTGAATATGTGTCTGGTGCTCAGGCTTTGTAGGAGCACTGGAAATTGAATTTTAATGATGAATTTATTGCTGAGGTAATGTGATAAGGCAAGTAATCATTTTCAGGTTCTGTACATATACAGACATGTTATTTACAACAGACGTACGTTGCTGGAAAAGCTTGATAATGCACCTTGAAAAGTGCTCAAGTTTGACTGTGGGAGCGGTTTAGGAGCCTTGAGTGCTTGTTGCTTGTTGCTGTCTGTGCTTTGCATCCGTTGCTCTCTGTCACCCCCTCTTTGTCTTTGCGGACAGAGCGGTTCGTCTGCAGATGAAGAAGGGATTGGGTTGTCGTGGAAACTGTATCATAGGCTGGTAACTACAGTGACGATTTAAAGCAGTTGCTGTGAACATCAAGTACTCAGAAAGGTGCAGACCTTACTCAATGCAGTGAAAACTCAGAGCTGCCCATCTGTACCTCACATACACTCAGTGCCCCACTTTGTTTCTGCTGATTCTTGTCCCTTTTGTCTCACACCTTGTGTTGTCCCTTTGTGTCTCTCACGGTCTActttcctctgtctctgcatctcGGCCTGATTTCATGTCTCCTGAGCCTTGTCCATCTCCTGCTCTCCTTTTAGACTCCATATCTGTGTCACCTCTCTCTGCCTAAGTACTTTACTTAGCCTTTCAGAACTGTGCCACTCATTCCACCACACTGATGGAAAGATGTAATGGCTCCCCCTGAAGGGAGGACTGGATGTAACTTGTTGATGGACTGCTCCTGAATTCCGTGTCTCTCTTCCTGCCCCTGAGCCCAGCACTCTACTCCTCCTGTTATGGTTAATTTCACCTTAACTCTGTACCCCCTACAGCGCTCTAGTGAAGAAGGCGTCCACTGAAGGCCGCAAAGAGCCCGAAAAGAAGGCCGGACAGAAAAATCCAGGGTCAGAGCAAAGAACCAGCCACTTGTCTCAGGCCCATTTATTGGCTGGAGCTGTTAAAAGACGCAGGTATGCAGATAACCTGCATGAAATGATATGTTGTGGCTAAAGGGCAACAGGACatgctgtaaacacaacacatattGTTACCTAATAAAGCTGACATGACAAACTTTTTAGCAAGCAGTTGCCTACTTGCATATCCCACAGACACTGAGCAGAATTAGCATTCATTTAAATTTTGTTTGTGTCCATCTGTCATTGTAAATTTGCTCTGTGATTATAAAGAATGGCACAAGTGAAAAGACCAAACCTCCATCCTCAAGTAAACTTGTGGTTCATTAAACCAAAActatgagctgaaagacaccgAACCACTCAGTGGAGCCGAGGGGAACTGCAGTGTCGGATGATGATACTCTGTTTGTTTCTCGCTATAAATGACCTCATTTGCTTTCTCTTCCTCAGTTCGTCCCAGTCGTCAGACAGCAGTAAGAAACAGAAAGTGGAAatcacaacagcagcaacagaaacgGCGGGAAAcggagagagacacacaggtgggCTACAGTGGAAGTGTGTGATTCATTTGTACCACGTATGCTTGAAGTTCAGGCAGATCTGCCACGTGTTGAAAAACCTTAGAAAAGATAAACCAGAGTCTACTGAGAGCTCAGGGCCATCTGAGTCATATGATCTTAATCCAGTGGGGCAGTGGCACTGCAGAATGGTTTTTGTCACCTGTTTAAGCTATATCAGATAAGGTCAGGTGTCTGTTCTTATTTTGTCCACAAATATGTATTCCATGcagatgtcacattttatatttcactgttcataacaaaagaaacagaaaatgttatGTTGACCAAAGTAACTTCCACGTTGACTGCTCGAGGTCcagactcatttttttttacagttttgcCCTGGTGCACGtaacttttttaatcaaggtGCATCCAATCAGACATTTTTACTCAATGTTTTAAAACCATTGTGTAAATGATtgtatacagaaaaaaaaatctgtaaaaacttgtttttcttcatttaaatcaaattcaACAAGAAATTGCAATAACCTTAcgtgtttgaaaaaaataaacctcTAAATCTCAGGTGCACTGATGCGactgatgaaaatgtttgatcgcacttgacagattttttggTGCATGTGTGACCAAAATAGTCGCACCCTGGAGCCCTGCTGCTGATCAAGTGCCAGTTTTATAACAGCATTTGAAGCTGCAGCAACTAGTTTTTGTTTTAAGCCatttgcagcagcagagcaaactgaaaacacaacattggtAAACACTGACTTTAACAAATCTTACAAGTTGGTATGGCAAACAGATCACCAAACATTTGCCTCATACATATCCAAGAAAAGTTCTGCAACAGTAGCCTTCATTAGTCAATATTCACTTCCTTATTAGTTTAAGAATACCTGAGAGTATCTGGCTTATCAGGAATGAGAACAAGGTCATCAACTAGTcactgtctttgtgtttcagcaGTTATCAAAGTAGTTTGATTGACATCAGCTTCCTCTTGCTGTTGGACAGGAGGCTAATGAGGCTAATGAGACCAATGAGAGTGAATTAAAACAGCCAAGCTTGGGGATGTATAACCAAAACAATGGGCTAAAAGAAGTTAAAGTGCTCCACAGAGTTGGTTAAAATTTGTATTCTAGCTTAAAAGCAACAGCTTTCACGTTCTAAATAATTATTTGatccattgttaatataaaaatataagttagtgcagctttaaaccAACAGGTCCACTGGTATACATGcctgttttttaagtttttgaaGACAGCTGGTTTTCTCTACTTATACCTTGTCAATGATCTTGTATGTGTGGCTATACACCCTGCAAAATGCTTTTAGGAAACCTTGCTGTATATTCAGTTAGTCTTATTAACAGTGTACAGGGTCATCCGTGTTTAACATGCATGCACAtgtttttacaaacattttgaCCTCATCTGAACAATGTACTTGTCATGTCATGCAAAATTAAAAGTTTTCTACCTGCACTCCGCTGAAACTATATGGAAGAAAACATTGAGAAATCCAGTTGTGTTAATTTTCCCCGTGGCGGACCTTTTTAAATGAGCCTGATGCGTGGGTGAACAATGTCTGAATCTGACAGATTGTTATGCTGTTCAGAACAGGAggatggagctggagggggaGCAGGGGGAGCTGAAGATCAACAAAAAGTCCCCGGTCTGACAGCGAAGACCCCCTCGGCTCCCCTGAGCTCCGGTCAAGGCGTGGTACATCTACCGTCGGCAGCCGTGTGCGTTGGCGTTTTACCGGGACTCTGGGTTTATTCCGGCAGCAGcgactctgacagcagctcgGACAGCGAAGGTAGCGTGGACGCAATCATGTTGCCGTACCCCCGGCACAGCAGGGCCTACAGATagacacacaccagcacacacatatacacacaaacacacaaaacctgaaGCCTTTAGAATGGGCTGTAGATGGTCAGAAAAGGTAACGGCACACACATAGATGGATTAAAggtctcacacgcacacacacacacaggccataCAGGTTTGTATCATGTTATAGTTACACACtggcagcacacacactttgcaaacatttttagcgttcctgttgttttcacagctgTGAGTTGAACTGTTGCTCTTTGTCATCAGACAAAGTTCAGTCCAGTAATGTAATCCTAATCATCAGTAAAACCAATTTAAACTCTATTCTCAACTTAAATCTATGTatctatttgtgttttttgctatTGTGGCACTCAAACATGACGCCTCCACCCTTCCTTCCCTCAATCACATCTCACGCAGTTTAAGCCGAGCAACCAATCCCGCACTGCCTACCCCGACGACATCCTGCCCCCTCCCTTCACCCCCCCTCCCAACCCAAGCCACAGCGACTGCAAGCTGTGCTGTTGGCTGAGGGAacagtgattgacagctgtGGAGCAAGGAGGAGACTGCTTTAGACTGTGTCACATGACTCACACCTTTATAGCtatcagcagcagaggagagagagccgGGGCAGGACatgcttctctttctctctgtgtgtgggtTAAATGCAAAGTCTGAAAGGTTTGAAAaatagtgtttttatttgtgtgatgtaatgtgttttCTCATCAGTAGTttgtcacaaagtcacatcaTGCTGAAAAGATGCTGGACTGTTTGCTGCTGTCTCAGGCCATGGAGCTTTGTTTTGTTGGTCAAAGTCTGAGCGGGGAGAAATAAACAACTTTCCCTTGTAACTTGTGTTTACTAtgtgttttttcatatttttgtgtgtgtgtgtgcatgtgtatgagTTGAGTACAAACCACAACCGGTGTAGAATGCATGTAAGTACAATTCAAAATCCAACTTACACTCTACATAATACAGCATATATTTGACAGTGTAAAATAGAATCACTGGGCACAggtaaaaaacatgttaaaataagagtggctgcagcagaaacagactCATGTTATTCTCCATGTAAACAGACTATGATGTGTAAAGTTGGCAGAGCTCCCTGTTAGGTGATGGTGCATACGACTGTTGCAAAGAAGTCACTAGTGCTGCAACAAGCCTGTACTCCTGACCTCTGAAGACAACACAGGAACAAGTATCCTAAAGATAGAAAGTCCACAGTGCAACGTTGATGtaagttttacacattaaagtgtgtgttcactcagagattacaaaaaatgtatatatatatatatatatatatatattgtgggtaatgtaggtcccaggtttaaaaaaaggGCCTACATATTGCTGATTGTTGAAATGGTGAGAATGTCGATGGTTAAAAATTGTTCTTCGGTTTACTGACCTGCAGAGGCTGGGCAGAAACTTGTTATAAAATTTATACTAAAACAGGAGCGGCTTGTTGCAGCTAGATTTATTAAATCTAGCTGCAACAAGCTGCTCCTGTTTTAGTGAGCATCTGAGGGGAAGTTAAACAGAAACCAGTTTGACTGAATGGCAGGCATTATCAGCAGAAGTGAAGCAGAAAACACTAAAGtatttgtcataatttgagGGGTCATTTCAAAGCGATTTCAGAAAAATTGCTTGGTAATTGCCACCTACTTACCATGACATTTCTGGACCTGCAAAAGTGGTACCAagaaaaggtgatatctctgctgctgctgtagcaaCTGTGATTATAAACTGGCCATCATGAGTCAAAGGGTGTTAAAACCTGGTGCCCTCATTACCCACAATGTATTTTacccactgagtgacatcactggaggcagtttatcagatgacatgcagcttcctctggagacaaacaacttaaACTGTAATTTTGACATAATTGTGATGGTGCGAAATGAAAAGCAGAGGATCAGCAAAGTTATTACGATATATCCTTAAAATACAGGactgaaaaatgtaattcttcCTGACCTCATAAATCCTAGTAATCTATAGTCCTACAGCTTGGGCCAAAATACAAAACTGTTACAGCACCTCCacattttgcatttgtgtcattttgctGCCTGTGTTTAGATATGAAACCTTAGAAGATGAAACCAAGCAAACATGAAATGCTTCCAACTCAGTTGGCTCACCATGTTACAGTAACAAAATACATCATCTCCATCATCATCCGTATTTCAAAAGGGTTTTAACTGCTTTGAAAGATAAGTGTGGAAGATGATGCTTGCCTCTGTCAACCTGCTCATTCCTCCTAACCCTACCCCTAACTCCTGATGGCCAGTTTGTTGGGGGTTAAAGGATCTAAGATAGAGCCTGGAGCCAGACCTTCATGGACCATAAAATTAATGTGAGAAATTGGACTAGATGAAAACTAATATGTGTAATTGGATTCTGGGATGTGTGTTCCGTATTCATTAAAAACCTTGGCAGCAGAAATGTGCATGTGAAGCTGATtgagacagaaaaacaggatgGGAGTCGAGGTGAGATGATATTGGAAACAAATCTAGTGAAGTCTCTCAATATTGTTTCTTGTGCTTTTTCGACAAAatgtctgtgtgagagtgtgccGCTCGAGCTATAAGAGTGACCTACAGCCTTTGTACACAGTGATGATGGGACAACAGGATAATTTTATCTTGTGTCTCAGCCAGTGACAAGCATTTTGGTTTGTCCAGCCATTGGTTTGTCAGTTTAACCGACAGATAGAGCTCAG is drawn from Sparus aurata chromosome 8, fSpaAur1.1, whole genome shotgun sequence and contains these coding sequences:
- the psme3ip1 gene encoding PSME3-interacting protein isoform X1, translating into MAGGGAAGVDLSRKFVSESELDEKRKKRQEEWEKVRKPEDPEEAPEEEYDPRSLFERLQEQKDKKQEDYEEQFKFRNMVRGLDEDESSFLDEVSRQQCLVEKQRRDEEKQELLEYRSALVKKASTEGRKEPEKKAGQKNPGSEQRTSHLSQAHLLAGAVKRRSSSQSSDSSKKQKVEITTAATETAGNGERHTEQEDGAGGGAGGAEDQQKVPGLTAKTPSAPLSSGQGVVHLPSAAVCVGVLPGLWVYSGSSDSDSSSDSEGSVDAIMLPYPRHSRAYR
- the psme3ip1 gene encoding PSME3-interacting protein isoform X3, translating into MAGGGAAGVDLSRKFVSESELDEKRKKRQEEWEKVRKPEDPEEAPEEEYDPRSLFERLQEQKDKKQEDYEEQFKFRNMVRGLDEDESSFLDEVSRQQCLVEKQRRDEEKQELLEYRSALVKKASTEGRKEPEKKAGQKNPGSEQRTSHLSQAHLLAGAVKRRSSSQSSDSSKKQKVEITTAATETAGNGERHTEQEDGAGGGAGGAEDQQKVPGLTAKTPSAPLSSGQGVVHLPSAAVCVGVLPGLWVYSGSSDSDSSSDSEV
- the psme3ip1 gene encoding PSME3-interacting protein isoform X2, coding for MAGGGAAGVDLSRKFVSESELDEKRKKRQEEWEKVRKPEDPEEAPEEEYDPRSLFERLQEQKDKKQEDYEEQFKFRNMVRGLDEDESSFLDEVSRQQCLVEKQRRDEEKQELLEYRSALVKKASTEGRKEPEKKAGQKNPGSEQRTSHLSQAHLLAGAVKRRSSSQSSDSSKKQKVEITTAATETAGNGERHTEQEDGAGGGAGGAEDQQKVPGLTAKTPSAPLSSGQGVVHLPSAAVCVGVLPGLWVYSGSSDSDSSSDSEGHQNNGS